One genomic region from Evansella sp. LMS18 encodes:
- a CDS encoding aldo/keto reductase family protein: protein MNYRRLGNTGLKVSEISLGSWLTYGESVEKERAVKTIEQAYDVGINFFDTANVYNRGEAEKVVGDALRQYRRESYVLATKVFGAMGEGPNDRGLSRKHVFEQLHASLERLGTDYVDIYYCHRYDHNTPVEETLRTIDDLVRQGKILYAGVSEWTAAQIEEAVRIADQKLLDRIVVNQPVYNMLNRYIEEEVIPVSEKYGIGQVVFSPLAQGVLTGKYKKGQEAPEGSRATNEEQRKYIERFLNDEMLEKVDQLETIAAEQGIALSQMALAWILRNKNVSSAIIGASRPEQVVENVQGSEIELEEEVINRIDQILKGEAN, encoded by the coding sequence ATGAATTACAGAAGGCTCGGAAACACAGGACTGAAAGTTAGTGAGATCAGCTTAGGAAGCTGGCTGACATATGGAGAAAGCGTGGAAAAAGAGAGGGCGGTAAAAACAATTGAACAGGCATACGATGTAGGAATAAACTTTTTTGATACAGCTAATGTATATAATCGTGGTGAAGCAGAAAAAGTTGTCGGGGATGCACTTCGCCAGTACAGGAGGGAGTCCTATGTTCTCGCGACTAAAGTTTTTGGGGCGATGGGAGAAGGGCCAAACGACAGGGGGCTCTCCAGAAAGCATGTTTTCGAACAGCTCCATGCAAGCCTGGAGAGGCTGGGGACTGATTATGTAGATATTTATTACTGCCACAGATACGATCATAATACACCTGTGGAGGAAACTCTCCGTACTATCGATGACTTGGTCCGCCAGGGAAAAATCCTCTATGCCGGGGTCAGTGAGTGGACAGCAGCCCAGATTGAAGAGGCTGTCCGGATAGCAGACCAGAAGCTGCTGGACAGAATTGTGGTAAATCAGCCAGTTTACAATATGCTGAATCGTTACATCGAGGAAGAAGTTATTCCGGTTAGTGAAAAATATGGAATCGGGCAGGTCGTTTTTTCTCCTCTTGCCCAGGGGGTGCTGACAGGAAAGTACAAAAAAGGACAGGAAGCACCAGAAGGAAGCCGGGCAACGAACGAGGAACAAAGGAAATATATCGAGCGCTTTTTAAACGATGAAATGCTCGAAAAAGTAGATCAACTGGAAACTATAGCAGCAGAGCAGGGGATAGCCCTTTCACAGATGGCATTGGCATGGATACTGAGGAACAAAAACGTTTCCAGTGCAATTATAGGAGCAAGCCGTCCGGAACAGGTTGTGGAGAATGTACAAGGTTCAGAAATTGAACTTGAGGAAGAGGTTATCAACAGAATAGATCAGATTCTGAAAGGCGAGGCTAATTAA
- a CDS encoding ABC transporter permease — translation MELIWSGLVEAFKMIIQLDNEVLQITLLTLKVCFISTFISTLIGLPAGMVLAFKNFAGKQLLLLIVHAGMGLPPVVAGLWVTMFLWRSGPLGDLQWLFTPQAIVAAQVVVSLPIIISLTYSAFKKIDYALILQIKSLGPTTVQKVYLYIKEARFGIMAAIMAGLGRVLAEVGAAMMVGGNLRGETRILTTAMVMEVSRGNFHIALALSFILMAIALIITFILLHLQQRRFTP, via the coding sequence ATGGAACTCATCTGGTCAGGGCTGGTTGAAGCCTTTAAAATGATCATTCAGCTTGATAACGAAGTACTGCAGATCACTTTATTAACACTAAAGGTCTGCTTTATTTCAACTTTTATCAGCACACTTATCGGTCTCCCCGCCGGAATGGTTCTGGCGTTCAAAAATTTTGCCGGCAAGCAGCTACTTTTATTAATCGTACATGCTGGAATGGGTCTGCCTCCTGTAGTGGCAGGCCTTTGGGTTACGATGTTTCTCTGGCGGTCAGGTCCTCTCGGAGACCTACAGTGGCTGTTTACCCCTCAGGCGATAGTCGCAGCTCAGGTTGTCGTTTCCCTGCCGATCATTATTTCTCTGACATATTCGGCCTTTAAGAAAATTGATTATGCTTTAATTTTGCAAATTAAATCATTAGGACCTACAACTGTCCAAAAAGTGTATCTGTATATTAAAGAAGCCCGTTTCGGTATTATGGCAGCAATCATGGCCGGGCTGGGGAGAGTACTGGCAGAGGTAGGAGCTGCTATGATGGTCGGCGGAAACCTCCGGGGGGAAACAAGGATTTTAACAACTGCTATGGTAATGGAGGTCTCCAGGGGAAATTTTCATATCGCACTGGCGCTTTCTTTTATTCTCATGGCTATTGCCCTGATTATTACATTTATTTTATTACACTTGCAGCAAAGGAGGTTCACCCCGTGA
- a CDS encoding helix-turn-helix transcriptional regulator — translation MTEKIYTPDEIAQLLQISKHTVYELIKREELIAFKIGNKMRIEEKEVEAFKRKNSTKTTSGKPIGDASVKKHFSVRLAGSHDILLDKFCQSVHQDSGIPVTLQTSFIGSLEGLMALYRDECDIAAVHLFDENTSQYNIPVINQFFSSAPVSVVHFTTRRQGFILPKGNPKNITGWESLLSGDIRIVNRQRGSGTRQLLDSSLRKINLSPSSIKGYETEETTHYGAASMVVNGTADVTIGIEPVARLLGLDFIPLVEESFDLIFKWTEENKQALNYVLEHLQSDNAFKGIAVPVGYEVTDAGKIIQSPAAEMI, via the coding sequence GTGACTGAGAAAATTTATACACCGGATGAAATAGCCCAGCTGCTTCAGATCTCAAAACATACCGTCTATGAACTCATTAAACGGGAAGAACTGATTGCTTTTAAGATTGGAAATAAAATGAGAATTGAAGAAAAAGAGGTAGAGGCTTTCAAGAGGAAGAATTCTACAAAGACAACTTCCGGCAAACCTATTGGTGATGCCTCAGTCAAAAAGCATTTTTCTGTTCGTTTAGCCGGCAGCCATGATATTCTCCTCGATAAATTTTGCCAGTCCGTCCACCAGGACAGCGGAATCCCCGTTACATTGCAGACCTCTTTTATCGGCAGTCTTGAAGGCCTGATGGCTCTGTATCGCGATGAGTGTGACATTGCAGCAGTGCATCTCTTTGATGAGAATACAAGCCAGTATAATATACCGGTAATTAACCAGTTTTTCAGCTCAGCTCCTGTATCTGTCGTCCATTTTACGACAAGGAGACAAGGATTTATCCTGCCGAAAGGCAACCCGAAAAATATTACCGGCTGGGAGTCCCTGCTTAGCGGAGATATCAGGATAGTGAACCGGCAGAGAGGATCGGGGACGAGACAGCTTCTTGATTCCAGCTTAAGAAAAATCAATCTATCTCCTTCTTCAATTAAAGGTTATGAAACAGAGGAAACCACCCATTACGGGGCTGCTTCCATGGTCGTTAACGGAACCGCTGATGTGACGATAGGAATAGAGCCTGTTGCACGACTTCTTGGCCTGGACTTCATCCCTCTTGTCGAAGAATCTTTCGACTTGATTTTTAAATGGACCGAGGAGAACAAGCAAGCCTTAAATTATGTCCTGGAGCACCTTCAGTCAGACAATGCGTTTAAGGGAATTGCCGTTCCTGTTGGCTATGAAGTAACAGACGCTGGAAAAATCATTCAAAGTCCGGCAGCAGAAATGATATAA
- a CDS encoding RNA polymerase sigma factor, which produces MSEFDDYSCIQSALQGDEVAFHQLIDHYYLTVERFARQIGVREEDLQDVTQEVFIKVFRFLHKYSRGKFSTWLYSVTLNVSKDYFRKQKREKAKIDKTINSSTETFYTENTDLSEDARILHKSIQVLDEKYRVPIALFYFQEASIKEISAIMNLSESTVKTRLKRGKEKLKASLEKGGRIYERQAF; this is translated from the coding sequence ATGTCCGAGTTTGATGATTATTCCTGTATACAGAGTGCACTTCAGGGTGATGAGGTGGCGTTCCACCAGTTAATCGACCATTATTATTTGACTGTAGAAAGGTTTGCAAGGCAGATAGGTGTCCGGGAAGAGGATCTCCAGGATGTCACCCAGGAAGTTTTTATAAAAGTCTTTCGATTTCTCCATAAATATTCCAGGGGAAAATTCAGTACATGGCTGTACAGCGTCACCCTAAATGTGTCAAAAGACTATTTCCGGAAACAAAAACGGGAAAAAGCGAAAATCGATAAAACAATAAACAGTTCTACTGAGACATTTTACACAGAGAATACGGATCTTTCTGAGGATGCACGGATACTGCATAAATCCATACAGGTTCTGGATGAAAAATACCGTGTACCTATCGCCTTGTTTTATTTTCAGGAAGCTTCCATAAAAGAAATCTCCGCCATTATGAACCTGAGTGAAAGCACTGTAAAAACAAGGCTGAAAAGAGGAAAAGAAAAGCTGAAAGCATCACTGGAAAAAGGAGGCCGTATATATGAACGACAAGCGTTTTGA
- a CDS encoding energy-coupling factor ABC transporter ATP-binding protein — protein sequence MTALLDYEEIQCIRNGRITSGIDKLTLKQGDRLGIIGPNGAGKSTLLKACSLLEPPDKGVMTYKGKSLSLSSPPLRIRREWACVFQHSQRFQGNVYKNVEIGLSIRKIKKEDRHNKVMHWLKKFQIEHLADSDAASLSGGEAQRMNLARAFAVEPKVLFLDEPFSALDFPTKTGLINQLASILRQTNTTMFLITHDLVEIRQLTNRLIYIEKGKVFDNGETGAVLSQPSPQLNTFLAPWQTLLTI from the coding sequence GTGACAGCCTTACTTGATTATGAGGAAATACAATGCATTCGTAACGGCAGAATTACTTCCGGAATTGACAAACTCACCTTGAAACAAGGTGACCGGCTTGGAATAATCGGCCCAAATGGCGCCGGTAAGTCTACCCTTCTTAAAGCGTGTTCTCTGCTGGAGCCTCCTGATAAAGGTGTAATGACATACAAAGGAAAAAGCCTTTCCCTCTCTTCTCCACCTCTTAGAATCAGAAGAGAATGGGCATGTGTTTTTCAGCATTCCCAGCGCTTCCAGGGCAATGTATATAAAAATGTGGAGATTGGCCTGTCTATCCGTAAAATTAAGAAAGAAGACCGGCATAACAAAGTCATGCACTGGCTCAAAAAATTCCAAATTGAACACCTTGCTGACTCTGACGCCGCTTCTTTATCAGGGGGAGAAGCCCAGAGAATGAATCTCGCCAGGGCATTTGCCGTTGAGCCTAAAGTGCTGTTTCTGGACGAGCCGTTTTCAGCGCTTGATTTCCCTACAAAGACAGGGCTTATTAATCAGCTGGCCTCCATTCTCCGCCAGACTAATACAACAATGTTTTTAATTACCCACGACCTAGTCGAAATCAGGCAGCTGACAAACCGGCTTATTTATATTGAAAAAGGAAAAGTATTTGATAATGGGGAGACCGGGGCGGTTCTTTCACAGCCATCTCCACAATTAAACACTTTCTTGGCACCGTGGCAGACCCTCCTTACCATTTAA
- a CDS encoding transcription repressor NadR — protein MAEKKKWLGEERRKKILTLLQERQEPQTGGMLAEELNVSRQVIVQDVSLLKAQNIPVVATSQGYILTSADEGTLPFSRVIACKHSPEKTEEELFILVDHGVLVKDVKVEHPVYGDIAASVMVNNRKEVKEFIKKITSTKAAYLSELTDGVHLHTLEAKSDEDLDEAIAELRGAGFLLD, from the coding sequence ATGGCTGAAAAGAAAAAATGGCTTGGTGAGGAAAGGAGGAAGAAAATATTAACACTGCTGCAGGAGCGGCAGGAGCCTCAGACAGGGGGAATGCTTGCCGAAGAATTAAATGTCAGCCGGCAGGTGATCGTACAGGATGTTTCGTTGCTGAAGGCTCAGAATATCCCGGTAGTGGCAACCAGCCAGGGGTATATACTTACTTCAGCAGATGAGGGAACACTGCCTTTCTCCCGGGTGATTGCCTGTAAACACTCGCCTGAAAAAACTGAAGAGGAACTTTTTATTCTCGTAGATCACGGGGTGCTTGTTAAGGATGTGAAAGTTGAACACCCCGTTTACGGAGATATCGCAGCATCAGTAATGGTAAACAACCGGAAAGAAGTAAAAGAATTTATAAAGAAAATCACATCAACAAAAGCCGCCTACTTGTCTGAACTAACTGACGGAGTACATCTCCATACACTGGAAGCAAAGTCAGACGAGGACCTTGATGAGGCAATTGCGGAACTGCGGGGAGCCGGTTTTCTGCTGGATTAA
- a CDS encoding NAD-dependent epimerase/dehydratase family protein, with amino-acid sequence MRRILILGGTRFFGKRLVQKLLDNGDDVTIATRGETDDPFGDDVQRRKVDRFSRDSMEQAFSGDEEWDLIYDQICFSPDEAQDACELFKYRVKKYILTSTLSVYNFDNKAKKEEKDFNPYDCQIKYGRKEKFSYGEGKRLAEAVLFQNARFPVMAVRPPIVLGRDDYTERLHYYVRKVLSEEVIGLDSTERKASFVESEDLAQFLFWAGFKEDFTGPVNASSPDQLSLKNILGIIEGKTGKAAKVAPPDGTVESSPMNFPVSIYQDVSLAEAAGYKFKKLAEWFEPLTEWIVKEEKAKQG; translated from the coding sequence ATGAGAAGAATACTCATATTAGGAGGAACACGCTTTTTTGGGAAGCGCCTCGTACAAAAGCTGCTTGATAATGGGGATGATGTAACTATAGCCACCAGAGGAGAAACGGACGATCCCTTTGGGGATGATGTGCAACGAAGAAAGGTGGACAGGTTCAGCAGAGATTCGATGGAACAGGCTTTTTCCGGGGATGAGGAATGGGACCTCATTTATGATCAGATTTGCTTTTCTCCGGATGAGGCTCAGGATGCATGTGAGCTGTTTAAATATCGGGTAAAGAAGTATATTCTTACGTCTACTTTGTCTGTTTACAATTTTGACAACAAGGCAAAAAAAGAAGAGAAGGATTTTAATCCCTATGATTGCCAGATAAAATATGGACGCAAGGAAAAATTCAGCTATGGTGAAGGGAAACGGCTTGCTGAGGCCGTGTTATTCCAGAACGCCCGGTTCCCAGTGATGGCAGTCAGGCCGCCAATCGTACTGGGCAGAGATGATTACACAGAGAGGCTTCATTATTATGTTCGCAAAGTACTCTCGGAAGAAGTGATTGGTCTGGATAGCACGGAAAGAAAAGCTTCTTTCGTCGAGTCTGAAGACCTGGCGCAGTTTTTATTCTGGGCGGGCTTTAAAGAGGATTTTACAGGCCCGGTGAACGCTTCCTCGCCAGACCAGCTGTCTCTTAAAAATATTCTCGGGATTATTGAAGGAAAAACAGGAAAGGCGGCAAAAGTGGCTCCTCCTGATGGGACTGTGGAGAGTTCGCCGATGAATTTCCCAGTATCCATTTATCAGGATGTCTCATTGGCTGAAGCTGCAGGCTATAAGTTTAAAAAGCTGGCGGAATGGTTCGAGCCGTTAACAGAGTGGATCGTGAAAGAAGAGAAAGCGAAGCAGGGGTGA
- a CDS encoding sulfite exporter TauE/SafE family protein, with product MFQYVDQISSMLREPFMHAANSMESIPIVFALMLGVVGALAPCQFSGNVSAITLYGTNSINRGISWSDTVYYVIGKIVAFSGLGLIVYLLGQEFQQQLPLFFEPMRKVLGPVLILIGLYMLGLFRWNWSLNLWKQSAFEKGEKRRGKWGAFMLGFSFSLGFCPTMFLLFFILLMPITLSTAYGAVMPSLFAIGTSLPFLAVIFIIWYLGLSGKVIKKGKRIGLIVQRTAGSFMIVLGVLDILTFW from the coding sequence ATGTTTCAATATGTAGACCAAATCAGTTCTATGCTGAGGGAACCGTTTATGCATGCTGCCAACAGTATGGAATCCATTCCGATAGTTTTTGCATTAATGCTTGGTGTTGTAGGTGCACTGGCGCCATGCCAGTTTTCAGGAAATGTCAGTGCCATAACTTTATATGGGACCAATTCAATAAACCGGGGAATTTCCTGGTCTGATACAGTTTATTACGTGATTGGAAAAATCGTTGCGTTTTCAGGGCTGGGCCTGATTGTTTACTTATTAGGACAGGAATTTCAGCAGCAGCTTCCATTGTTTTTCGAACCAATGAGAAAAGTGCTGGGACCCGTGCTTATCCTGATTGGGTTATATATGCTCGGATTATTCAGGTGGAACTGGTCGCTGAATCTGTGGAAACAATCAGCTTTTGAAAAAGGGGAAAAGAGAAGAGGTAAATGGGGGGCGTTTATGCTCGGCTTCAGTTTTTCACTTGGCTTTTGTCCTACCATGTTTTTGCTGTTCTTTATTCTGTTAATGCCCATAACCCTTTCTACAGCCTACGGGGCCGTAATGCCCAGCCTGTTCGCAATAGGAACGTCTTTGCCGTTTCTTGCCGTTATTTTCATCATCTGGTATTTAGGCCTGAGCGGAAAAGTGATTAAGAAAGGAAAAAGAATAGGCTTGATTGTCCAGCGTACTGCAGGCAGTTTCATGATTGTATTAGGAGTGCTGGATATTTTGACTTTTTGGTAA
- a CDS encoding substrate-binding domain-containing protein — protein MKKRWASLIATGAALVLASGCGNTSAGQESGFDTGGEMILATTTSTYDTGLLDELIPVFEEETGVNVKIIAVGSGQALAMGEEGEADALLAHAPEAEEELEADGKVINRHRVMHNDFIVAGPDIDPAGISGLPVEEAFAELANQNGLFFSRGDDSGTHKKELDIWSFAGTESVFDNYKETGQGMGDTLRIASEREGYTLTDRGTYLFQKENLDNLAVLNEGDESLENIYHVMQVSPDLSEKINEEAAEAFVDFFLSEETQSFIKTFGEEEWGQPLFFIN, from the coding sequence ATGAAAAAAAGATGGGCAAGTCTGATCGCTACAGGCGCGGCATTAGTGCTGGCTTCCGGCTGCGGGAACACTTCAGCAGGACAGGAATCAGGTTTTGATACTGGCGGGGAAATGATTCTGGCCACCACAACAAGCACATACGACACCGGGCTCCTTGATGAATTAATACCTGTTTTCGAAGAGGAAACCGGCGTGAACGTAAAAATTATTGCTGTAGGTTCCGGACAGGCACTTGCTATGGGGGAGGAAGGAGAAGCGGATGCTCTGCTTGCTCATGCTCCGGAAGCGGAAGAAGAGCTTGAAGCGGACGGGAAGGTTATCAACAGGCACAGAGTTATGCATAATGATTTTATTGTCGCTGGACCTGACATTGACCCTGCAGGAATCTCAGGTTTGCCAGTGGAGGAAGCTTTTGCCGAACTCGCGAACCAAAACGGACTGTTTTTCTCGAGAGGCGATGATTCAGGTACACATAAAAAGGAACTCGATATATGGAGTTTCGCCGGCACCGAGTCTGTTTTCGACAATTATAAGGAAACAGGACAGGGAATGGGAGACACGCTGCGGATTGCCAGTGAGCGTGAAGGCTACACTCTGACCGACAGAGGAACATATTTATTTCAGAAAGAGAATCTCGATAATCTGGCTGTCTTAAATGAAGGCGATGAAAGCCTGGAAAATATATATCATGTTATGCAGGTAAGCCCTGATCTGTCTGAAAAGATAAATGAAGAAGCTGCTGAAGCATTCGTAGATTTCTTCCTTTCTGAAGAAACACAATCGTTTATTAAAACTTTCGGCGAAGAAGAATGGGGTCAGCCGTTGTTTTTCATTAACTAA
- the treP gene encoding PTS system trehalose-specific EIIBC component yields MGKYETQAKEILEAIGGEENVNKATHCVTRLRFSLKDESKVDSEKLESLDLVKGAFSSNGQYQVIIGQGTVDQVYRDMVAMSSIGEATKDDVKEESSKKMNPFQRAIKTLADIFIPILPAIVTAGLLLGLNNILTGEDIFYPGQSIIDVHPQWADFATMVNVIASAAFAFLPALIGWSAVKRFGGSELLGIVLGLILVHPDLLNAWAYGAAQEAGEVPIWNLFGLDVEAIGYQGQVLPVLFASYILAKIELALRKRVPESIQLLIVAPVALLVTGFITFIAIGPITFTLGNTITDFFIWMFSAAPAIGGLVYGALYAPLVVTGMHHAFLAVDLQLAGSGHGTFLWPILALSNIAQGSAALAMIFVTRNENLKGLAGTSGVSAYLGITEPAMFGVNIRYRFPFICAIIGASLSGMFITINNVLAHSVGVGGIPAFLSIMTTGWTSFFIGMGIAIIVPFALTFMYGRFVAKTQ; encoded by the coding sequence ATGGGTAAATATGAAACACAAGCAAAAGAAATATTAGAAGCAATTGGCGGAGAAGAAAATGTTAATAAAGCCACTCACTGTGTCACAAGACTTCGTTTTTCTTTAAAAGACGAATCAAAAGTAGATTCAGAAAAACTGGAATCACTCGACCTGGTTAAAGGGGCATTTTCCTCTAACGGGCAGTACCAGGTTATTATCGGCCAGGGTACAGTAGATCAGGTTTACCGGGATATGGTGGCAATGTCCAGTATTGGAGAAGCAACTAAAGACGATGTAAAAGAAGAATCATCTAAGAAGATGAATCCTTTCCAGAGAGCAATTAAGACTCTTGCGGATATATTTATTCCAATATTGCCTGCCATCGTAACTGCAGGTCTCCTGCTCGGATTAAATAATATCCTGACAGGTGAAGATATTTTCTACCCAGGGCAGTCTATTATTGACGTCCATCCACAATGGGCAGACTTTGCAACGATGGTCAACGTAATCGCAAGTGCGGCGTTCGCCTTTCTGCCTGCCTTAATCGGTTGGTCGGCAGTTAAAAGGTTTGGCGGAAGCGAGCTGCTAGGTATTGTTTTAGGTTTGATTTTAGTTCATCCTGATTTATTAAACGCCTGGGCTTATGGAGCTGCACAGGAAGCGGGTGAAGTACCTATATGGAACCTGTTCGGCCTGGACGTTGAAGCAATCGGTTACCAGGGGCAGGTATTGCCGGTATTGTTCGCATCCTATATATTAGCCAAAATAGAATTAGCACTCAGGAAACGGGTTCCTGAATCAATTCAGCTTTTAATAGTTGCTCCTGTAGCTTTACTGGTGACCGGTTTCATTACCTTTATCGCAATCGGCCCAATCACGTTTACTCTTGGTAACACTATTACTGACTTCTTTATCTGGATGTTCAGCGCGGCTCCTGCAATTGGCGGACTTGTATATGGTGCCCTATATGCACCATTAGTTGTAACGGGTATGCACCATGCGTTCCTTGCAGTTGATTTACAGCTGGCAGGTTCCGGACATGGAACATTCCTGTGGCCTATCCTCGCCTTATCAAACATTGCGCAAGGGTCAGCTGCTCTGGCTATGATATTTGTAACAAGAAATGAAAACCTAAAAGGTTTAGCAGGCACTTCAGGTGTTTCAGCATATCTGGGCATCACAGAACCTGCAATGTTCGGGGTTAACATCCGTTATCGATTCCCATTCATCTGTGCGATTATCGGTGCTTCATTAAGTGGTATGTTCATCACTATTAATAACGTGCTCGCACATTCTGTCGGTGTCGGCGGGATTCCTGCCTTCCTTTCAATAATGACCACTGGCTGGACCTCATTCTTTATCGGTATGGGAATCGCGATCATAGTTCCTTTCGCGTTAACTTTCATGTATGGAAGATTTGTCGCAAAAACTCAATAA
- a CDS encoding pseudouridine-5'-phosphate glycosidase, whose protein sequence is MELKNYIVFSEEVMEAKKAGKPVVALESTIISHGMPYPENVKTAKRVEEIIREQGAVPATMAIMDGKIRAGLSEEDLERLAKEQDVVKVSRRDLPAVLSQRKTGATTVAATMICAELAGVDVFVTGGIGGVHRGAAATMDISADLQELAKTSVAVVCAGAKSILDIGLTLEYLETHGVPVIGYKTDKFPAFYTRDSGFGVDVEGSSAEDIAEILAVKWELGLKGGAVIGNPVPEEFEMNPEQIESIIANAMKEAEEKGISGKETTPFLLSRLKELSEGKTLDTNIALVENNALTGGQLAVALKKRRSE, encoded by the coding sequence ATGGAATTAAAGAATTATATTGTTTTTTCAGAAGAGGTAATGGAAGCTAAGAAAGCAGGGAAGCCTGTTGTTGCTCTGGAATCTACAATCATTTCCCATGGGATGCCGTATCCGGAAAATGTGAAAACTGCAAAGCGGGTGGAAGAAATTATCCGCGAACAAGGCGCTGTTCCGGCTACAATGGCGATCATGGATGGAAAAATCCGGGCAGGTCTTAGCGAAGAAGATTTGGAAAGACTTGCAAAAGAGCAGGATGTTGTAAAAGTTAGCCGCCGTGATTTACCTGCTGTGTTAAGCCAGCGTAAGACTGGTGCCACTACAGTGGCTGCAACGATGATTTGCGCAGAGCTTGCAGGTGTGGATGTTTTTGTAACTGGGGGAATCGGTGGTGTACACAGAGGTGCAGCAGCGACAATGGATATTTCCGCAGATTTACAGGAGCTTGCGAAAACAAGTGTTGCTGTGGTTTGTGCAGGCGCAAAGTCGATTCTCGACATTGGTCTGACACTGGAATACCTGGAGACTCATGGAGTACCTGTTATCGGGTATAAAACAGACAAGTTCCCGGCTTTCTATACGAGGGACAGCGGATTTGGAGTAGATGTAGAAGGAAGTTCAGCAGAGGATATAGCTGAAATTCTCGCTGTGAAATGGGAGCTTGGCCTTAAAGGCGGGGCTGTTATTGGAAACCCTGTTCCTGAAGAATTTGAAATGAACCCTGAGCAGATTGAAAGTATTATTGCTAATGCAATGAAAGAAGCTGAGGAAAAAGGAATCAGCGGTAAAGAAACAACACCATTTTTACTGTCCAGGCTGAAGGAATTGAGCGAAGGAAAAACACTGGATACAAATATTGCTTTAGTAGAGAATAATGCACTTACAGGCGGACAGCTTGCGGTTGCATTAAAGAAAAGAAGAAGTGAATAA
- a CDS encoding STAS domain-containing protein, which translates to MNKLKSCADYFKENSEYLAEEIVEGVISRMELKISEHEKSQALNMYINLLDFLGQSIKDEKEGVPVSLIEWSKENAASVVSDESGISDIITRYPPTRDIFIEIITGISIECGLSIKELAFVIKRINRILDSSLNETVFAFERLSAEYKSEAQKEIARLSAPVVPVKEGVAILPLIGNIDTYRAGYIMESVIPEVESKGIDILIADFSGIFTIDSYVASNLHQIGQMLRLMGVRVITTGLRPDIVQSVTKSGINMSSSEIYSTVKQALSSLEQSK; encoded by the coding sequence ATGAATAAGCTGAAAAGCTGTGCTGATTACTTTAAAGAAAACTCGGAATATCTGGCTGAAGAAATTGTTGAAGGAGTAATAAGCAGAATGGAGCTTAAAATCTCTGAGCATGAAAAGAGCCAGGCTCTGAATATGTATATAAATTTACTGGATTTCCTGGGTCAGTCTATTAAAGATGAGAAAGAAGGAGTACCAGTTTCTTTAATCGAATGGAGTAAAGAGAATGCAGCGTCCGTTGTCTCAGACGAAAGCGGAATCTCAGACATTATTACCCGGTATCCGCCAACGAGAGATATCTTTATAGAAATTATAACTGGTATTAGCATAGAATGCGGACTGTCCATTAAGGAACTTGCTTTTGTGATTAAACGGATAAACAGAATACTGGATTCCAGCCTGAACGAAACTGTCTTTGCTTTTGAACGTCTCTCAGCAGAATATAAAAGCGAGGCACAAAAAGAAATTGCCAGATTGTCGGCTCCTGTAGTTCCAGTGAAGGAAGGAGTAGCCATTCTCCCTTTGATTGGCAACATCGACACTTATAGAGCGGGCTATATCATGGAGTCCGTAATCCCAGAAGTCGAAAGCAAAGGGATTGATATTCTGATAGCCGACTTTTCCGGAATATTTACGATAGATTCATATGTCGCAAGCAACCTTCATCAGATTGGACAAATGCTCCGGCTGATGGGAGTAAGAGTAATTACTACCGGGCTTCGTCCCGATATAGTTCAGAGTGTGACAAAAAGCGGAATTAACATGTCTTCGTCTGAAATATATTCCACTGTTAAACAGGCATTGTCCAGTCTGGAACAAAGTAAATAA